CGCGTCGACCTACCGCCCGGCTTCGAGCGCGTGCTACGCCGGCATCGCGACGCGATGCGCGCCGAAGGCCTCGGCGCCGAGGCCGATGATCTGGTCTTTCAAAGCCGGCGCGGGGCAGCGATTCGCGCCGGCAAGACCGTGCGCAAGTCGTTCCGCCGCATCCTGAAGACGGCAAAGCTGCGGCCGATGCGCTTCCACGATCTGCGCCACACGCACGCGTCACTGCTGCTGGCGGCGGGCGTCCACCCGAAGATCGTCCAGGAGCGGTTGGGGCATGCGAGTATCAAGCTGACGATGGACACGTACTCTCACGTGATGCCAAGCATGCAGCGGGAAGCAGCGCTGGCAGTAGAAGGCCTCTTTGCGAATCCCAGAGGATAATCCCTGACCCGTTTTCAGCGAAACGGCAAGCTGCGTTGCCGTTTGCGAACACCGCGCAGCGTTGCGCCTGACGGCGATTCACAGACACAATCCCCGACGTTAAATCATGCACTGTCGCGACAAGCGGGAAGCGACGCTGTGGTTCGGTATTGCGTTCAACATGCACCCTCCGTCGCGTGGCTACAGCCGCGTTACTCGCGGTGGCATTCCTGTTCCAGGGAACATGGGCACTGGCAGGCGTCACCGGTGGTCTCGCAGGCACCGTCCACGATGACACGGGAGCAGCCGTCGCCGGCGCTACGGTAACGGCCTCCTCGCCATCGCAGACCGCAACCACTACGACGGACGCATCGGGACACTTCGTGTTCCTGGTGCTCCAGCCCGATACGTACACTCTGAGCGTCCGCAAAGACGGCTATCAGAGTGTCTCTATTGCGGGCACGACCGTTCTCGCCGACCAGACCCAGGAGGTCACGGTCATCACGCCGCGCGCGATCCACGTGATTGCGACGGAACGGACGACTGCGTCCAATCTCGTCAAGCCTGGTGTCGGGAACGACGTCTACAACGTCACGTCATCCGAGTCTGCAGCCGCAGCGGCGCTCGGCGGCGGTTCGCAATTGAACACCGCCTACTCGGCCATCGCCTCGGTACCGGGCGTGGTGGAGGCGAACGGTGGGCAAATGGGCGGATGGAACTTCAGCGGCGTCTTCATCCGCGGACAACAATCATTCTTCTCTAGCTATGAGTACGACGGCATACCGGTCAACCGCGCGTTCGACAACTACAACGGTTCGACCGAATCGAATCTCGGCTTGCAGGAGCTACAAGTCTATACGGGCGGTGGCCCAGCAAGCAACTCTTCTTCGGGCACGAGCGGGTTCATCAACGAGGTCATCAAGACCGGGACGTATCCCGGCTACGCGACCTTGAGCGGGGGCCTCGCGACCGAAGCATTCTACCACGCTGCATCTTTCGAGGCGGGAGGGTCGACGCCAGACCGCAACTTCTCGTACTACGTAGGTATCTCTGGTAACGATCAGGCGTTTCGCTATTTCGATTCGCAGAACGGCGCAAGCCTGATGACCCCCGGACAGGCGTACGCGGGTTATGGCTATGCGGGCGCGTTCCCCTACCCGTTGTTCACCACGAACGGCTACGGCGATCGTGGCCTTTGCGCGCTGGGTACGCTGACGCCCATCGCGCCCAACCCAGGGGTCTTTAGTCCCTCCTCCGGTTGCTGGAATTTCTATCTGGGCTCCTTCGGTCAACAGAGCTACATCTCAGACCGCGAGGATGTGATCAATCTCCACTTCGGCTTTCCTCGCAGGGACGGCCAGCGAGACGACATCCAGCTCCTCTGGAGCGCTGCGGCGATGTCATCACAGTTCGCCAATAGCCCTTCGGACGCCGGCGGCTATGCGGCCCTGACGCTCGACGAGACGCTCGCTCCCTATTCAGCGCCGGTCTGTGCACCGACACCGCAGGCGCCACAAGGGATCTGCAGCGGCAACTATCCGTTTTACGCCGACGCTTACAACTATAACTTGCCGTTCGGAACACCGATCGCCGGGCACACGCCGCAATGGTACTACCAGCCCGACAGCCCGACGCACCGGCCGGCTTACGCTCAGTTACCCTTGAACGTGCGCGACACCATCTCCAACGACATGGGCGCGCTAAAGCTGCAATGGACGCATCCATTCAGCGACAACGCCTACGCGCGGGTATTCGTGTACTCGATGTACTCAGACTGGATGCAGGCCGGGGCTAACGCCGCCTATCAGGCCTATGAAACCGGTTTTGGCCCGGGTTATATTGGCGTGGCATCGGACTACGAACTGCCGACGCACACGGCCGGCGGGGAGCTCCAGCTGGCCGATCAGATCAACAACCAGAATCTCATCCAGTTCACTGCTAACTATGTGACGGCGAACGTGACGCGGTGGTACGACACCGGCTACCTAGGTGGCTCGTCACCGATCGGCTACATCGCGAGATCCGGGAACGGCTACAACTGCTACGATCCCACTAGCGGAGCTCAGGAGCTGTGCCTTCCAGGCGGGACCTATCAGAGCAACAGCGTCACCGGACCGACCGGAAACGCACCATGCGCGGGCGGCGCTGCCTGCTACTGGGGAACGCTGTACAACGGCAGCACGAACGGATCGTTCAATACGGTCCAGCCGAAGTTCACGACGCTCTCACTTACCGACGAGTTCCGGCCGAGCGATCGACTGACGATCGACCTCGGCCTGCGCTACGAAAACTACACCTACGACCTCGCGAACGGCAACACGCCGTGGACGAACTTCTACGCGGCGGTCATCTCCCAGGACGTGTGCACGAATAGTGCCGGCACCGTCTACTCGTATCCGCTTCAGCCCGGCCAGCCGCCGCCGGCGCCGGTGCACTACACGACGAGCTGCCCATCCGGTTACAGCCATCCGCCGTTTACGGGCGGCTCTCCGGCTGCGTATACCATCAGCGCCTGGTCGGGTCGTGGCTCGCTCACCTATCAGGCCGGCCCCGACACGGTTCTCCGTCTATCGGCCGGACGTTACATCGAACCGCCGATCTCCGCATCGACGCAGTACCTCGCCGCATCCGGCAACGAGTTAAGCGTCTGGATCGCGACGTTGCCCTTGGGCTTCACCTCTCCGTTCCACCCGATCCCCGCGATGAGTTCAGGGCAGTACGACTTCTCACTCGAACAGCGCATTCCACACACCGACGTCAGCTTCAAAATAACGCCGTTCTACGATCATATCAGCGCGTATCAGGAGCAGGCGTTTATCGGCGCGAACTTCGTCACGCAGACACCGGTGGGACAGTTCCGGAGCTACGGCGTGGAGGGCGCACTCAGCGTGGGAGACTTTGCGAGGCAGGGTCTTGCGGCTTTACTCTCGCTCACGTATACCAAAGCCGCCGTACAGTATCAGTACTACTTCGGTGCAAACCAGATCGTGACCACGAACACCGCGATCACAGCCTTTAACGCCCTCACCGGCGGGGGTGGCGGATCTCCATGTTACCCGGGCAATTCTGGGGTGAGCAGTACCCCGTTAGTCGGGGGCGCCTGCGGATCGCCCAACGGCGGCGGTGGCTTTAACGACATCGTCAACCCGTATTACCACATGGCGCCGCAACCGCTGCTCGACCCCAACGGTTGGTACGCGCCGGCAAATACTGGCCTGTCGCCAACGAGTAATGCAACGACCTCGTACTTTGACTCGCCCTGGGTCGGTTCGTTGATCCTCAACTACCGCATGAATAGGCTGGCGATTACACCGAGTATCCAGTTCATCGCAGGCTCGTCCTATGGCGGCCCGATGGATATCACCGGCCTCGATCCGAGGACGTGCGGATACACGCAAGGGCAAGACCTCGTTCCGTCCACGACTCCAAACAACTGCGACTGGACGAGCGTCACTCAACCGGCCTTCTCGAACGCCGCCGGTGTCCTCTACATCCCCAACCCGCAAACGGGCACGTTTGCAATCCCTGGGGCATTCCGGAATCCGAGTCTGCTCACTGGGAACATCGGTCTGACGTATGACGTTTCACCGAGGCTACGCCTCGCGCTCACGGCTACGAATATCTTCCACACCTGTTTTGGAGGATCGAAGGAACCGTGGACGAGCCTGTATCCACCCGGGCAGAACGTCTGCGGTTACTTCCCCAGCGGCGGTTACGCCTCGAACTTCTACAACGGTACGAGTGCGAGCGACGTCACCGCGAACGGTAACACCCCC
The Candidatus Dormiibacterota bacterium DNA segment above includes these coding regions:
- a CDS encoding TonB-dependent receptor, whose product is MAFLFQGTWALAGVTGGLAGTVHDDTGAAVAGATVTASSPSQTATTTTDASGHFVFLVLQPDTYTLSVRKDGYQSVSIAGTTVLADQTQEVTVITPRAIHVIATERTTASNLVKPGVGNDVYNVTSSESAAAAALGGGSQLNTAYSAIASVPGVVEANGGQMGGWNFSGVFIRGQQSFFSSYEYDGIPVNRAFDNYNGSTESNLGLQELQVYTGGGPASNSSSGTSGFINEVIKTGTYPGYATLSGGLATEAFYHAASFEAGGSTPDRNFSYYVGISGNDQAFRYFDSQNGASLMTPGQAYAGYGYAGAFPYPLFTTNGYGDRGLCALGTLTPIAPNPGVFSPSSGCWNFYLGSFGQQSYISDREDVINLHFGFPRRDGQRDDIQLLWSAAAMSSQFANSPSDAGGYAALTLDETLAPYSAPVCAPTPQAPQGICSGNYPFYADAYNYNLPFGTPIAGHTPQWYYQPDSPTHRPAYAQLPLNVRDTISNDMGALKLQWTHPFSDNAYARVFVYSMYSDWMQAGANAAYQAYETGFGPGYIGVASDYELPTHTAGGELQLADQINNQNLIQFTANYVTANVTRWYDTGYLGGSSPIGYIARSGNGYNCYDPTSGAQELCLPGGTYQSNSVTGPTGNAPCAGGAACYWGTLYNGSTNGSFNTVQPKFTTLSLTDEFRPSDRLTIDLGLRYENYTYDLANGNTPWTNFYAAVISQDVCTNSAGTVYSYPLQPGQPPPAPVHYTTSCPSGYSHPPFTGGSPAAYTISAWSGRGSLTYQAGPDTVLRLSAGRYIEPPISASTQYLAASGNELSVWIATLPLGFTSPFHPIPAMSSGQYDFSLEQRIPHTDVSFKITPFYDHISAYQEQAFIGANFVTQTPVGQFRSYGVEGALSVGDFARQGLAALLSLTYTKAAVQYQYYFGANQIVTTNTAITAFNALTGGGGGSPCYPGNSGVSSTPLVGGACGSPNGGGGFNDIVNPYYHMAPQPLLDPNGWYAPANTGLSPTSNATTSYFDSPWVGSLILNYRMNRLAITPSIQFIAGSSYGGPMDITGLDPRTCGYTQGQDLVPSTTPNNCDWTSVTQPAFSNAAGVLYIPNPQTGTFAIPGAFRNPSLLTGNIGLTYDVSPRLRLALTATNIFHTCFGGSKEPWTSLYPPGQNVCGYFPSGGYASNFYNGTSASDVTANGNTPYPWQLASYAPGTGSSVTNIPLPFNLYIQAQIHL